In Dermacentor silvarum isolate Dsil-2018 chromosome 2, BIME_Dsil_1.4, whole genome shotgun sequence, the following proteins share a genomic window:
- the LOC119442311 gene encoding mucin-19 isoform X3, which produces MADIRRILQRGLEVIRAIGNHGMDLSLVVHLARTFANKSLHRCADGLEEEAEAFENQAAHYWEAVLTMLATYRITRSPVTPSGRLFCVPGGRGATSLQELRNIKQEAKMFLAVCAMNAGYLDEAAAMFSGLTTAQAAYYMALVMEKMAQRKAPQRDVECALLQKERAALQLALERGCRESDWTLASAVSAQLDDLQERMNLTSEYHGYHDNDNNDEPSRGGQGDSLHLSAHSCISSVHWPRQSSTPKPDRSFYPACTPPEKSPTSEATLEPLSRQPRAAAAVEAPAIASRFLELQLHSISLHQELAASRLHEMQEASQSMIREHLDSHRAVLAEVKRQKAAVEHLTKKVDEVAAMTAAAADAALCSQRQNGGSEHRDEQASGHGLDRNYSRYETAASSRATSQIARDPCRTPLLQSPHVQGPAYGNYSMPHFGYPFASPHLGQPLAHHFASQLFLSPQGTTALATMPVPFSGVAGELANDVSRPPPSTSTLSASSAPYHLANGDVGQASAFSHHAEPQLSAVAAMPTKSLHPPHHHAVCQQKTPDSRGADNSNSSPDSILTTYAANTKGATFSALTSCFSTPRTVLAPSFFGSKASTTTTPAQLCGSQMAVSSASVTEGTALLIPSSSFSTSKTVLESSISGSTRDSKAASTQPLDLPLPMCNAATVVATSFSVPKLCFSTPEATPATSMFEAATTTRMMPTVSFGLPMATSTAATTSTTLSVSSSSISTSEAMLAPSMFESTTVTTATPAVSFDLLLAAPTTAITIPTKFSALTPSVLSFGSQVTTPVVSGFLYTGRSHLHATSFDNISPSSESTICTCDVNNGANGLACQACGLKKQDIEGQKTAEVSQPTVELNAVASSSDVSAPTKFFDTKGPVFTLGASALGHNLPSVGGLFGGFQPSGNKDFGRFQFGNIPKVTECPTYVIDSAAIATTAKESSHSVLKGDVTLVGKNEPMSAECVLGSTAPSANNVSNRFAITSSIKVDAFSEERTPAFAETATSDPPRPGPAADTSYSALAKESSRTVISEPASTASSTVIGLPKGKVSIGTETTCEPPGPSLVAGSSSLRLGGENDKEKAEQKPFNTQMVAASHLTNSIPSPDKKERKSARPVLGSTASSSRTVYSEPASAASSIVMGCPSVKVSIGTETTCEPPGPSLVAGSSSLRLGGENDKEKAEQKPFNTQMVAASHLTNSIPSPDKKERKSARPVLGSTASSSRTVYSEPASAASSIVMGCPSVKVSIGTETTCEPPGPSLVAGSSSLRLGGENDKEKAEQKPFNTQMVAASHLTNSIPSPDKKEPKSARPVLGSTASSSRTVYSEPASTASSIVMGCPSVKVSFGTETATSEPPVPSLVAGSSSLRLGGEDDKEKAEQKPFNTQMVAASHLTNSIPSPDKKEPKSARPALGSTASSSRTVYSEPVSTASSVVMGCPSVKVSFGTETATCEPPVPSLVAGSSSLRLGGEDDKEKAEQKAFNTQMVAAGHSTNSTTSPDKNECKSARPVLGSTASSSRTVYSEPVSTASSISMRLPSVKVLIGTETATCGPPTPSPVTGSSSLLLGEKNGKEKTESTANRGLTLSSSSNDDDPSKLSNAHAEPEEPMFLFGVTLPNRKHRKQLTSVTAAHVGTTFGKNAFMCAICVGQNMKEASCQLTESCGYLSVSPQNVEQTSEEPEQVCSFATVATVIEPPTSSSSVGSLFKSPTTTKRDESTELPSAPELKVSLSSTLGGTVSTTQVASTSHVFEFGVTLPYQRAPALGSSYPGTAMSEKNVSDFKNEKTVSENKATPVDVVGAGVQLAKSSPCVGLLSNGSTIFMKDESTAQSHLSMTATADAAISKLSSTPNKLEPQVASPLPPEPQVTSPLAKSSASTPGIIRQQAGSLQSTGEAAEDSRGETAEEIHAPSEILADGTLSDKIGKLRCYIAEDSSAPAFSGWSFPLSTTCSRISPGMSISSILSASGTPQSVNLSPEAGQSASRATSSTSKPLKPMLDSLPLHNLTPPSPFALGTTASRSSSNPATSTPVATASTLSNGLKLSATQSESGCTFSSRDESIESSPRHPRMACCRTDTSRQGIRRSLFGNATTDEDRSKHGGKQP; this is translated from the exons ATGGCTGACATCAGGCGCATACTGCAAAGAGGGCTTGAAGTCATTCGGGCAATTGGAAATCATGGCATGGACCTTTCCCTGGTTGTTCACTTGGCCAGGACATTTGCCAACAAG TCATTGCACAGGTGTGCTGATGGCCTAGAGGAAGAAGCGGAGGCCTTTGAAAATCAAGCAGCACACTACTGGGAGGCTGTGCTCACCATGCTTGCGACATATCGCATCACTAGGAGCCCAGTGACACCATCGGGCCGTCTGTTCTGCGTGCCAGGCGGTCGTGGTGCGACCAGCCTGCAGGAGCTGAGGAACATCAAGCAGGAGGCCAAGATGTTCCTAGCTGTGTGTGCCATGAATGCAGGCTACCTGGACGAGGCCGCTGCGATGTTTTCAGGGCTGACGACTGCTCAGGCTGCATATTACATGGCACTT GTGATGGAAAAGATGGCTCAGCGCAAGGCTCCCCAACGGGATGTGGAGTGTGCCCTGCTGCAGAAGGAACGGGCGGCATTGCAACTTGCCCTTGAGCGTGGCTGTCGGGAATCCGACTGGACCCTGGCCTCCGCAGTGTCTGCTCAATTGGATGACCTTCAGGAGCGCATGAACTTGACCAGTGAGTATC ATGGCTACCATGATAATGACAACAATGATGAACCGTCAAGGGGAGGACAGGGTGATTCCCTACATCTGTCTGCCCATTCCTGCATTAGTTCTGTGCATTGGCCTCGGCAAAGTAGTACCCCCAAGCCTGACAGAAGCTTCTATCCAgcatgcacaccaccagagaAGTCTCCTACTTCAGAG GCAACCCTTGAGCCACTATCACGTCAGCCAAGGGCTGCTGCAGCTGTGGAAGCACCTGCCATTGCTAGCCGATTTCTGGAGCTGCAGCTGCATTCTATATCACTGCACCAGGAGCTGGCAGCGAGTAGGCTTCACGAGATGCAGGAGGCCAGTCAAAGCATGATCAGAGAGCATCTTGACAGTCACAGGGCTGTTCTTGCCGAAGTCAAGCGACAAAAGGCTGCTGTGGAGCACCTCACG AAAAAAGTTGATGAGGTGGCTGCAATGACTGCTGCGGCAGCCGATGCTGCTCTCTGCTCACAACGCCAGAACGGAGGCTCTGAGCACAGAGATGAGCAAGCCAGTGGCCATGGCTTAGACCGTAACTACTCTCGCTACGAGACAGCAGCTTCTAGCAGAGCGACATCACAAATCGCAAGAGACCCATGCCGTACTCCATTGCTGCAATCTCCACATGTACAAGGCCCTGCATATGGAAACTATTCGATGCCTCACTTTGGTTACCCATTTGCCTCACCACACTTGGGTCAACCTTTGGCACATCATTTTGCATCGCAGCTGTTCCTTTCACCACAGGGCACCACAGCACTAGCAACCATGCCAGTGCCTTTCTCTGGTGTGGCAGGAGAG CTTGCAAATGATGTCAGCCGCCCGCCTCCATCCACATCCACCTTGTCTGCCAGCAGTGCACCATATCACTTGGCGAATGGGGATGTGGGCCAAGCATCAGCCTTTAGCCACCATGCAGAGCCACAGCTTTCAGCAGTTGCAGCCATGCCGACCAAGTCACTGCATCCTCCACATCACCATGCCGTTTGTCAGCAGAAAACTCCAGACAGCAGGGGTGCTGATAACAGCAATTCCTCTCCTGATAGCATCCTGACTACTTATGCAGCGAACACCAAGGGTGCCACATTTTCAGCCTTGACATCATGCTTTAGTACCCCAAGAACTGTTCTGGCACCCTCTTTTTTTGGCTCCAAAGCATCCACCACAACAACACCAGCACAATTATGTGGTTCGCAAATGGCTGTGTCCAGTGCATCAGTGACTGAAGGTACTGCGTTGCTAATTCCATCATCAAGCTTTAGCACCTCGAAAACGGTGCTGGAATCTTCCATCTCTGGATCCACAAGAGACAGCAAGGCGGCATCTACTCAGCCATTAGACTTGCCATTACCTATGTGTAATGCAGCAACCGTCGTGGCAACTTCATTTTCAGTGCCAAAATTGTGCTTTAGCACTCCAGAGGCTACACCGGCCACGTCTATGTTTGAAGCCGCAACAACCACTAGAATGATGCCTACTGTGTCATTTGGCTTACCAATGGCTACATCCACTGCAGCAACCACATCCACTACATTGTCAGTGTCATCCTCAAGTATCAGCACATCTGAGGCAATGCTGGCACCATCCATGTTTGAATCCACCACAGTCACCACGGCGACACCTGCTGTATCTTTTGACTTGCTATTAGCTGCACCCACTACAGCAATCACCATTCCAACTAAATTTTCAGCACTGACACCTTCTGTCCTATCTTTTGGTTCACAAGTGACTACGCCCGTTGTGTCAGGCTTTCTTTACACAGGCAGGTCCCATCTGCATGCAACTAGTTTTGACAACATTAGTCCAAGCTCAGAGTCCACTATATGCACATGCGATGTGAACAATGGTGCCAACGGACTCGCATGTCAAGCATGTGGATTGAAAAAGCAAGACATTGAGGGCCAAAAGACTGCAGAAGTCTCACAGCCTACTGTAGAGCTGAATGCTGTGGCTTCAAGTTCAGATGTAAGTGCTCCCACCAAGTTTTTTGACACAAAGGGTCCAGTCTTCACACTCGGTGCCTCTGCACTAGGCCACAACCTTCCATCAGTTGGCGGTTTGTTTGGTGGCTTTCAGCCTTCCGGAAACAAGGATTTTGGTCGATTCCAGTTTGGTAATATCCCAAAAGTGACAGAGTGTCCAACGTATGTAATAGACTCTGCTGCAATAGCAACCACAGCAAAAGAATCATCTCATTCTGTTTTAAAAGGTGATGTCACTTTGGTTGGGAAAAACGAACCCATGTCAGCCGAGTGTGTGCTTGGCAGCACTGCACCATCAGCAAACAATGTTTCAAACAGATTTGCAATTACTAGCTCAATAAAAGTGGATGCATTTTCCGAAGAAAGAACGCCTGCATTTGCAGAGACTGCGACAAGTGATCCACCAAGGCCTGGACCAGCTGCAGACACTTCATATTCTGCTTTGGCCAAGGAATCATCAAGAACTGTGATCAGTGAGCCTGCGTCTACTGCTTCTTCGACTGTGATTGGGCTTCCAAAAGGAAAAGTGTCAATTGGCACGGAGACAACATGTGAACCACCAGGTCCCAGCCTAGTTGCAGGCTCCTCATCTCTTCGGTTAGGTGGGGAGAATGATAAAGAGAAAGCAGAACAAAAGCCTTTTAACACACAGATGGTAGCAGCAAGCCACTTAACAAATAGCATCCCTTCACCAGATAAGAAAGAACGTAAGTCGGCCAGACCTGTGCTTGGCAGCACTGCTTCATCATCAAGGACTGTGTATAGTGAGCCTGCGTCTGCTGCTTCTTCAATTGTGATGGGGTGTCCAAGTGTGAAAGTGTCAATTGGCACGGAGACAACATGTGAACCACCAGGTCCCAGCCTAGTTGCAGGCTCCTCATCTCTTCGGTTAGGTGGGGAGAATGATAAAGAGAAAGCAGAACAAAAGCCTTTTAACACACAGATGGTAGCAGCAAGCCACTTAACAAATAGCATCCCTTCACCAGATAAGAAAGAACGTAAGTCGGCCAGACCTGTGCTTGGCAGCACTGCTTCATCATCAAGGACTGTGTATAGTGAGCCTGCGTCTGCTGCTTCTTCAATTGTGATGGGGTGTCCAAGTGTGAAAGTGTCAATTGGCACGGAGACAACATGTGAACCACCAGGTCCCAGCCTAGTTGCAGGCTCCTCATCTCTTCGGTTAGGTGGGGAGAATGATAAAGAGAAAGCAGAACAAAAGCCTTTTAACACACAGATGGTAGCAGCAAGCCACTTAACAAATAGCATCCCTTCACCAGATAAGAAAGAACCTAAGTCGGCCAGACCTGTGCTTGGCAGCACTGCTTCATCATCAAGAACTGTGTATAGTGAGCCTGCGTCTACTGCTTCTTCAATTGTGATGGGGTGTCCAAGTGTGAAAGTGTCGTTTGGCACGGAGACAGCAACATCTGAACCACCAGTGCCCAGCCTAGTCGCAGGCTCCTCATCTCTTCGGTTAGGTGGGGAGGATGATAAGGAGAAAGCAGAACAAAAGCCTTTTAACACACAGATGGTAGCAGCAAGCCACTTAACAAATAGCATCCCTTCACCAGATAAGAAAGAACCTAAGTCGGCCAGACCTGCGCTTGGCAGCACTGCTTCATCATCAAGGACTGTGTATAGTGAGCCTGTGTCCACTGCTTCTTCAGTTGTGATGGGGTGTCCAAGTGTGAAAGTGTCGTTTGGCACGGAGACAGCAACATGTGAACCACCAGTGCCCAGCCTAGTCGCAGGCTCCTCATCTCTTCGGTTAGGTGGGGAGGATGATAAGGAGAAAGCAGAACAAAAGGCTTTTAACACACAGATGGTAGCAGCAGGCCACTCAACAAATAGCACCACTTCACCAGATAAGAACGAATGTAAGTCGGCCAGACCTGTGCTTGGCAGCACTGCTTCATCATCAAGGACTGTGTATAGTGAGCCTGTGTCCACTGCTTCTTCAATTTCGATGAGGCTTCCAAGTGTAAAAGTATTGATTGGCACAGAGACAGCAACATGTGGGCCACCAACACCCAGCCCAGTCACAGGCTCCTCATCTCTTCTGTTAGGCGAAAAAAATGGTAAGGAGAAAACAGAATCGACCGCTAACAGAGGCCTGACTCTGAGCTCATCCAGTAATGATGATGATCCCAGCAAGCTTTCCAACGCACATGCAGAGCCAGAAGAACCCATGTTCTTGTTTGGTGTCACTCTGCCAAATAGGAAACATAGGAAACAGTTGACTTCAGTCACCGCTGCGCATGTTGGAACCACATTTGGGAAGAATGCATTTATGTGTGCCATTTGTGTTGGCCAAAATATGAAGGAAGCTTCGTGCCAACTGACTGAATCTTGTGGATATCTGTCTGTTAGTCCCCAAAATGTCGAACAAACTTCAGAGGAGCCAGAACAAGTTTGCTCTTTTGCTACAGTGGCTACTGTGATTGAGCCACCAACTTCCAGCTCATCAGTGGGATCTTTGTTCAAGTCTCCTACCACCACTAAGAGAGATGAATCTACAGAGCTGCCTTCAGCACCCGAGTTAAAGGTTTCTTTGTCTAGCACTCTAGGAGGCACTGTGAGCACCACCCAGGTTGCATCAACAAGCCATGTTTTTGAATTTGGTGTGACACTGCCATATCAGAGAGCACCTGCACTTGGCTCTTCATATCCTGGTACTGCCATGTCAGAAAAGAATGTGTCCGATTTCAAAAACGAGAAAACAGTTTCTGAAAACAAAGCGACACCTGTTGATGTAGTGGGTGCAGGTGTTCAATTAGCAAAGTCCAGCCCCTGTGTAGGACTTCTGTCCAATGGCTCCACTATATTTATGAAAGATGAATCCACTGCGCAAAGCCATCTGTCAATGACTGCCACAGCCGATGCAGCGATTAGTAAGCTGAGTTCAACACCAAACAAACTTGAACCGCAAGTTGCATCCCCTTTGCCACCTGAACCACAGGTCACATCTCCTCTAGCAAAGTCATCAGCTTCGACACCAGGCATCATTAGGCAGCAAGCAGGTTCGCTACAAAGCACTGGTGAAGCAGCAGAGGACAGCAGAGGTGAAACAGCTGAAGAAATACATGCACCCTCTGAGATCTTAGCAGACGGTACGCTATCTGATAAAATTGGTAAGCTACGTTGCTATATTGCAGAAGACAGCAGTGCGCCTGCCTTCAGTGGCTGGAGCTTCCCTCTCAGCACTACGTGCTCAAGAATTTCACCAGGCATGTCTATCTCTAGTATTCTCAGTGCCAGTGGCACACCACAGTCTGTCAATTTGAGCCCCGAAGCAGGACAGTCAGCTTCTAGAGCAACTTCAAGTACCAGCAAGCCTTTGAAACCTATGCTTGATAGCCTACCTCTACATAACCTAACGCCACCATCGCCTTTCGCACTTGGAACTACCGCCTCTAG GTCCTCTTCAAACCCGGCTACCAGTACACCAGTGGCAACAGCATCTACATTGTCAAAT GGCTTGAAATTGTCAGCAACACAGTCAGAAAGTGGTTGCACTTTTTCTTCCCGAGATGAGAGCATAGAAAGCAGTCCAAGACACCCTCGGATGGCGTGTTGTCGCACTGATACTTCCAGGCAAGGTATTAGGCGATCACTGTTTGGCAATGCTACAACAGATGAGGACAGATCAAAACATG